A region from the Triticum aestivum cultivar Chinese Spring chromosome 3D, IWGSC CS RefSeq v2.1, whole genome shotgun sequence genome encodes:
- the LOC123074858 gene encoding transcription factor bHLH110 isoform X1 gives MADEWWSGSQRSHGTSACSAAPLMDTGHAATCGWTSPAAESTSSTTFQDPHRSSSTITHQPSSDAASSLGDAHMDWTHAFLSGRSDASFQAVLQDDTLASMTARPLFRAHQPALDEAVMSNPFRAMSHSFSLLDQVPAASSPYGTAPLQGMFDSTGASHNVSVLGECQSSTSYGGTAAMHLNQAATQMLGGGAQLQYLSGSGGFMPFGGAPLSSQLLLQALQPKTSYSSSSNTLMAKFLLQSAEHACSPPARRSEPDSPAAAKRPRIEAPSPLPTFKVRKEKLGDRITALQQLVSPFGKTDTASVLHEANEYIKFLHDQVASLTYPYLKNVNPLQQFQQKGSENAKDDGGEPKKDLRSRGLCLVPVATTYTVASETVPEFWYPTFGGTFR, from the exons ATGGCCGACGAGTGGTGGAGTGGTTCACAGAGGAGCCACGGGACGTCGGCGTGCTCCGCCGCGCCACTCATGGACACGGGTCACGCAGCCACATGCGGCTGGACGTCCCCGGCCGCGGAGTCGACGAGCTCAACAACCTTCCAGGATCCCCACAGGAGCAGCAGTACTATCACTCACCAGCCTTCATCCGATGCCGCTTCCTCGCTTGGTGATGCACACATGGACTGGACGCACGCCTTCTT GAGCGGGAGAAGCGACGCTAGCTTCCAAGCCGTGCTTCAGGACGATACGCTGGCGTCAATGACGGCGCGGCCCTTATTTCGAGCTCATCAGCCGGCGCTGGACGAGGCCGTGATGAGCAATCCGTTCAGGGCGATGAGCCACAGCTTCAGCTTGCTCGACCAGGTGCCTGCAGCGTCGTCTCCGTACGGCACGGCGCCACTGCAAGGTATGTTCGATAGCACCGGGGCGTCGCACAACGTATCGGTGTTGGGGGAGTGCCAGTCGTCGACCAGCTATGGCGGCACGGCGGCGATGCACTTAAATCAAGCGGCGACGCAGATGCTAGGCGGTGGCGCCCAACTGCAGTACTTGTCCGGGTCCGGCGGCTTCATGCCTTTCGGCGGCGCCCCTCTGTCGTCGCAGCTTCTCTTGCAAGCCCTACAGCCCAAGACCAGCTACAGCTCTAGCTCCAATACCCTCATGGCGAAG TTTCTCCTGCAGTCTGCCGAGCACGCGTGCTCACCGCCGGCGAGGAGAAGCGAGCCCGACTCGCCCGCCGCGGCGAAAAGGCCACGGATCGAGGCGCCGTCGCCGTTGCCCACGTTTAAG GTGAGGAAAGAGAAGCTAGGGGACAGAATCACTGCGCTCCAGCAACTAGTCTCGCCTTTTGGAAAG ACCGATACCGCATCGGTTCTTCACGAGGCCAACGAATACATCAAGTTCCTCCATGACCAAGTTGCG TCTCTGACCTACCCGTACTTGAAGAATGTGAACCCGTTGCAGCAGTTCCAGCAGAAG GGTTCCGAGAATgcgaaggacgacggcggcgagcCGAAGAAGGACCTCCGAAGCCGAGGCCTGTGCCTTGTGCCGGTAGCAACGACGTACACGGTTGCGAGCGAGACGGTGCCGGAATTCTGGTACCCAACATTTGGAGGCACGTTTAGGTAG
- the LOC123074858 gene encoding transcription factor bHLH110 isoform X2, which yields MADEWWSGSQRSHGTSACSAAPLMDTGHAATCGWTSPAAESTSSTTFQDPHRSSSTITHQPSSDAASSLGDAHMDWTHAFLSGRSDASFQAVLQDDTLASMTARPLFRAHQPALDEAVMSNPFRAMSHSFSLLDQVPAASSPYGTAPLQGMFDSTGASHNVSVLGECQSSTSYGGTAAMHLNQAATQMLGGGAQLQYLSGSGGFMPFGGAPLSSQLLLQALQPKTSYSSSSNTLMAKSAEHACSPPARRSEPDSPAAAKRPRIEAPSPLPTFKVRKEKLGDRITALQQLVSPFGKTDTASVLHEANEYIKFLHDQVASLTYPYLKNVNPLQQFQQKGSENAKDDGGEPKKDLRSRGLCLVPVATTYTVASETVPEFWYPTFGGTFR from the exons ATGGCCGACGAGTGGTGGAGTGGTTCACAGAGGAGCCACGGGACGTCGGCGTGCTCCGCCGCGCCACTCATGGACACGGGTCACGCAGCCACATGCGGCTGGACGTCCCCGGCCGCGGAGTCGACGAGCTCAACAACCTTCCAGGATCCCCACAGGAGCAGCAGTACTATCACTCACCAGCCTTCATCCGATGCCGCTTCCTCGCTTGGTGATGCACACATGGACTGGACGCACGCCTTCTT GAGCGGGAGAAGCGACGCTAGCTTCCAAGCCGTGCTTCAGGACGATACGCTGGCGTCAATGACGGCGCGGCCCTTATTTCGAGCTCATCAGCCGGCGCTGGACGAGGCCGTGATGAGCAATCCGTTCAGGGCGATGAGCCACAGCTTCAGCTTGCTCGACCAGGTGCCTGCAGCGTCGTCTCCGTACGGCACGGCGCCACTGCAAGGTATGTTCGATAGCACCGGGGCGTCGCACAACGTATCGGTGTTGGGGGAGTGCCAGTCGTCGACCAGCTATGGCGGCACGGCGGCGATGCACTTAAATCAAGCGGCGACGCAGATGCTAGGCGGTGGCGCCCAACTGCAGTACTTGTCCGGGTCCGGCGGCTTCATGCCTTTCGGCGGCGCCCCTCTGTCGTCGCAGCTTCTCTTGCAAGCCCTACAGCCCAAGACCAGCTACAGCTCTAGCTCCAATACCCTCATGGCGAAG TCTGCCGAGCACGCGTGCTCACCGCCGGCGAGGAGAAGCGAGCCCGACTCGCCCGCCGCGGCGAAAAGGCCACGGATCGAGGCGCCGTCGCCGTTGCCCACGTTTAAG GTGAGGAAAGAGAAGCTAGGGGACAGAATCACTGCGCTCCAGCAACTAGTCTCGCCTTTTGGAAAG ACCGATACCGCATCGGTTCTTCACGAGGCCAACGAATACATCAAGTTCCTCCATGACCAAGTTGCG TCTCTGACCTACCCGTACTTGAAGAATGTGAACCCGTTGCAGCAGTTCCAGCAGAAG GGTTCCGAGAATgcgaaggacgacggcggcgagcCGAAGAAGGACCTCCGAAGCCGAGGCCTGTGCCTTGTGCCGGTAGCAACGACGTACACGGTTGCGAGCGAGACGGTGCCGGAATTCTGGTACCCAACATTTGGAGGCACGTTTAGGTAG